The following coding sequences are from one Gossypium hirsutum isolate 1008001.06 chromosome A12, Gossypium_hirsutum_v2.1, whole genome shotgun sequence window:
- the LOC107894938 gene encoding protein LURP-one-related 4 has product MANKVHPRASVSDPSPAGRQTFTVWMKSLVCHTNGCTVFDSKGDIVYRVENYDSKGGCEVQLMDLQGNILFSILSKKLQIFGCWNGYRAGTNKEQPCFTVKKCYSIVRREIACQVTVGLNTYWVVRLGRKNQGFKILNITGDIVAEVMQKQVSSGVVLGEDVLALEVEPYMDHSLIVALVTVYGLISRRL; this is encoded by the exons ATGGCTAATAAGGTTCATCCTCGAGCATCCGTTTCAGATCCATCTCCAGCTGGAAGACAAACATTCACCGTTTGGATGAAATCACTGGTATGCCACACCAATGGTTGCACCGTTTTCGATTCCAAAGGTGACATCGTATATCGTGTCGAAAACTACGACAGCAAAGGTGGCTGTGAGGTTCAACTCATGGACCTGCAAGGCAATATCCTATTTTCTATACTAAGCAAG AAGCTTCAAATCTTTGGATGTTGGAACGGGTATAGAGCGGGCACAAACAAGGAACAGCCATGCTTTACAGTTAAGAAGTGCTACAGTATTGTCCGGAGAGAAATAGCCTGTCAGGTTACTGTGGGGTTAAACACGTACTGGGTAGTGAGGTTGGGTCGCAAGAACCAAGGGTTTAAGATACTCAACATAACTGGAGATATTGTAGCAGAG GTGATGCAAAAGCAGGTATCAAGTGGGGTGGTGTTAGGAGAGGATGTATTAGCTTTGGAGGTGGAACCCTATATGGATCATTCCCTGATCGTTGCTCTTGTCACCGTTTATGGATTGATCAGTCGGAGATTGTAG